Proteins encoded within one genomic window of Brassica rapa cultivar Chiifu-401-42 chromosome A09, CAAS_Brap_v3.01, whole genome shotgun sequence:
- the LOC103865831 gene encoding RNA polymerase sigma factor sigE, chloroplastic/mitochondrial, with product MGVVFISSSAARSPLRLNTDLLTHRSTLKKLPSIVAFKADESTNSSLIVPREQEKQKEKRVVTRRKPCKDQNLPPLGLDYNEAAARLESIYKLSPPATSLEEDVIDASKGKVSRRRKRKESGGGEEKKVVVRSNVKKEKRLNLDKRIALKRNVQEKPVIIASAQKKVTRRQQEEEKIERLVRDYSASNDVVSLDWKKMKIPPVLSSTEHTWLFKLMQPMKALLEVKDELQKSLGREAREAEIAREINMSLAEVKMKIKVGKAARNKLIKHNLRLVLFVMNKYFQDFTNGPKFQDLCQAGMRGLITAIDRFEPKRKFRLSTYGLFWIRHAIIRSMTTSNFTRVPFGLESVRVEIYKAKMELLFELGRLPTEEEVVERLKISPERYREVLRAAKPVYSLNTKHSVTQEEFINGITDVDGVGADNRRQPALLRLALDDVLDSLKPKESLVIRQRYGLDGKGDRTLGEIAGNLNISREMVRKHEVKALMKLKHQARVDYLRQYII from the exons ATGGGAGTTGTGTTTATTTCAAGCTCAGCTGCAAGATCTCCTCTCCGGTTAAACACCGATCTTTTAACACACCGGTCCACACTCAAAAAGCTGCCATCCATCGTTGCTTTCAAAGCAGATGAGTCCACCAACTCATCTTTGATCGTTCCTCGTGAGCAAGAGAAGCAAAAGGAGAAGAGAGTTGTAACTAGGAGAAAGCCCTGTAAAGACCAGAACTTGCCTCCTTTAGGGTTAGATTACAATGAAGCTGCTGCAAGACTAGAAAGCATTTACAAGCTTAGCCCTCCTGCAACATCCCTAGAGGAGGATGTTATTGATGCTTCTAAAGGGAAAGTTTcacggaggaggaagaggaaagAGAGTGGCGGCGGCGAAGAGAAGAAAGTAGTTGTGAGGAGTAATGTGAAGAAGGAAAAGAGACTGAATCTTGATAAACGGATTGCGTTGAAGAGAAACGTTCAAGAGAAACCAGTTATTATTGCCTCTGCTCAGAAGAAAGTAACAAGGAGGCAGCAAGAGGAGGAGAAGATCGAGAGGCTCGTGAGAGACTACTCGGCTTCTAATGATGTAGTCAGCTTGGACTGGAAGAAAATGAAGATACCTCCTGTTCTTTCTTCCACTGAACATACTTGGTTGTTTAAGTTGATGCAACCTATGAAG GCTCTTCTTGAAGTGAAAGATGAACTGCAAAAGAGTCTGGGAAGAGAGGCTAGGGAAGCTGAAATAGCTAGAGAGATCAATATGAGCCTGGCTGAAGTGAAAATGAAAATCAAAGTTGGTAAAGCTGCAAGGAACAAACTTATTAAG CACAATCTCCGCCTTGTCTTGTTTGTTATGAACAAATACTTTCAAGACTTCACTAACGGACCAAAGTTCCAAGACCTCTGTCAAGCCGGTATGAGAGGGCTTATCACAGCTATTGACCGGTTTGAACCAAAAAGAAAGTTCCGTCTTTCCACTTATGGTTTGTTTTGGATTAGACATGCCATCATACGGTCTATGACAACCTCAAACTTCACTCGTGTCCCATTTGGACTTGAATCG GTTAGAGTGGAGATCTATAAAGCAAAGATGGAGCTATTGTTCGAGCTGGGAAGACTACCTACAGAGGAAGAGGTTGTTGAGAGACTAAAGATATCACCTGAGAGATACCGTGAAGTCTTGAGAGCTGCAAAACCGGTTTACTCACTGAACACAAAACATTCGGTTACTCAAGAAGAGTTCATCAATGGAATCACGGATGTTGATGGTGTAGGAGCTGATAACAGAAGACAACCTGCTCTTCTCAGGCTAGCTCTTGACGATGTG CTGGATTCATTGAAGCCTAAAGAGAGTCTGGTTATTCGACAAAGATACGGTCTTGATGGGAAAGGAGACAGGACACTAGGAGAGATAGCTGGAAATCTCAACATCTCCAGAGAAATGGTGAGGAAACATGAAGTCAAGGCCTTGATGAAGCTCAAGCATCAAGCTCGAGTTGATTACCTCCGTCAATACATcatctga